A single window of [Clostridium] hylemonae DSM 15053 DNA harbors:
- the dhaL gene encoding dihydroxyacetone kinase subunit DhaL — translation MDTFKNRDGKPVLLAMVKAVQDNKAYLGEIDGLIGDGDHGMNMNKGFTVFEERYGKKEIGFTGGLRELGMVLLNEIGGSMGPIYGTVFMEMAEAGDGFEEIGLAQFSQMLEASLEGLSDIVEARVGDKTLIDTLSPAVYTLKAEAKTKGDFTDALDKMKGAAKAGRDSTRDMAAKFGRSSRLGERSRGVLDAGAVSCCVILEAMADGIKELL, via the coding sequence ATGGATACATTTAAGAACAGAGACGGAAAGCCGGTATTGCTTGCGATGGTCAAAGCAGTCCAGGACAACAAAGCATATCTGGGAGAAATAGACGGGCTGATCGGCGACGGTGACCATGGCATGAATATGAATAAAGGATTTACAGTCTTTGAAGAAAGATACGGCAAAAAGGAAATTGGCTTTACCGGAGGACTCAGAGAGCTTGGCATGGTTCTGCTCAATGAGATCGGAGGTTCCATGGGGCCGATCTACGGGACGGTATTTATGGAGATGGCAGAGGCGGGAGATGGATTCGAGGAGATCGGGCTTGCGCAGTTCAGCCAGATGCTGGAGGCTTCTCTTGAGGGTCTGTCAGACATCGTTGAGGCCAGGGTCGGAGATAAGACACTGATCGATACGCTCTCTCCGGCTGTGTATACACTGAAGGCAGAAGCAAAGACGAAGGGAGACTTTACCGATGCGCTTGATAAGATGAAAGGCGCGGCAAAGGCCGGCAGGGATTCCACCAGGGACATGGCGGCAAAGTTCGGGCGCTCCAGCAGGCTCGGGGAGCGCTCCAGAGGGGTGCTGGACGCCGGAGCCGTATCGTGCTGCGTCATTCTGGAGGCGATGGCAGACGGAATAAAAGAGCTGCTGTAA
- a CDS encoding sensor histidine kinase, translating into MKREKFFAKKSVDNKIRFPIKNKIMLLSAMAALPFLIMVVYLLVSMTNYSRAYDDIVRNLTIANNYNLDFKEEMDESLYKLVVGYVTFDNISEKDTLKDPYVMIDELRSEFTKLMDITTEAESRVWLESLLRNIDTLQKRVDDIVENVSDGERYDENIEELDNNIYILTELIQDDIQYYIYYQTQSMEEVTSNLNRQMDDFIVICIVLVVLLVAAVAVATVLTASGILRPIRELYDATGKIAEGDFEVRASADSRDEIEVLAHGFNNMAGNMQSLIGKIKEDEQKMRRADLRLLQEQINPHFLYNTLDTIVWLIEGNETEQAVEMVVTLSDFFRLVLSKGKEFISIGQEEQHIRSYLEIQEMRYHDILEYEFWIDPVLYDYQILKLTLQPIVENALYHGIKYKRAKGTICVSGEKKGDIICLTVSDDGVGMEAEELRQLREEIERPCGETKKGFGLANVNERIHMYFGAEYGMSISSVKGKGTKVEITIPAVKVGEQHNERMR; encoded by the coding sequence ATGAAGAGAGAAAAATTTTTCGCGAAGAAATCTGTGGATAATAAGATACGGTTTCCTATTAAAAATAAGATCATGCTGCTTTCGGCGATGGCGGCACTTCCATTTTTGATCATGGTCGTGTATCTTCTCGTCTCCATGACAAACTACAGCCGCGCCTATGATGATATCGTGCGAAATCTTACGATCGCCAACAATTACAATCTGGACTTCAAAGAAGAGATGGATGAGAGTCTGTACAAGCTTGTGGTCGGATATGTTACTTTTGATAATATATCGGAGAAAGATACGCTGAAAGACCCGTATGTCATGATCGACGAGCTTCGCAGTGAATTTACGAAGCTGATGGACATAACGACGGAAGCCGAGAGCAGGGTGTGGCTGGAAAGTCTGCTCCGCAATATAGACACGCTTCAGAAGCGGGTGGATGATATTGTGGAAAATGTGTCCGACGGTGAGCGGTACGATGAGAATATCGAAGAGCTGGACAACAATATCTATATTTTGACAGAACTTATCCAGGATGATATCCAGTATTACATATACTATCAGACACAGAGCATGGAAGAGGTTACAAGTAATCTCAACCGTCAGATGGATGATTTTATTGTCATATGCATTGTGCTCGTTGTGCTTCTCGTTGCGGCTGTGGCTGTGGCGACGGTTCTGACCGCCTCCGGTATTCTCCGGCCGATACGGGAGCTCTATGATGCCACAGGAAAGATAGCGGAGGGCGACTTTGAAGTGCGGGCCAGCGCGGACTCCAGGGATGAGATCGAGGTTCTGGCCCATGGATTCAACAATATGGCCGGGAATATGCAGTCGCTGATCGGCAAGATCAAGGAAGATGAACAGAAGATGCGCAGGGCGGACCTGCGGCTTTTGCAGGAGCAGATCAATCCCCACTTTTTATATAATACGCTCGATACGATCGTCTGGCTGATCGAGGGCAATGAGACGGAGCAGGCGGTGGAGATGGTCGTGACGCTGTCGGATTTCTTCCGTCTTGTGCTCAGCAAAGGAAAAGAGTTCATCTCCATAGGACAGGAAGAACAGCATATCCGGAGTTATCTTGAGATCCAGGAAATGCGCTACCACGATATATTAGAATATGAGTTTTGGATCGATCCGGTTCTGTATGATTATCAGATATTGAAGCTTACGCTCCAGCCGATCGTGGAAAATGCGCTCTATCACGGAATAAAGTACAAGAGGGCGAAAGGGACGATCTGTGTCAGCGGGGAGAAGAAGGGGGATATCATCTGTCTGACGGTCAGTGATGACGGTGTCGGTATGGAGGCGGAGGAACTGCGCCAGCTCCGGGAGGAGATAGAACGCCCGTGCGGCGAGACAAAGAAAGGATTTGGCCTTGCCAATGTAAATGAACGTATACATATGTACTTCGGTGCGGAGTACGGAATGTCCATAAGCTCCGTAAAGGGAAAAGGGACAAAGGTGGAGATCACGATTCCGGCCGTCAAGGTGGGAGAGCAGCACAATGAAAGGATGAGATGA
- a CDS encoding ABC transporter substrate-binding protein — protein sequence MKKRVVAVLLTAVMVLGLAGCGGASDKDADKKDSGDGGAIKVGIINNDPNESGYRTANDKDMKEMFTKENGYEASFAYSLKNDEQITAAQKFIQDGVDYLLLSAADTAGWDSVLKDAQDAGTRVILFDRTIDADESLYEASIVSDMEKEGETAVNWMEEQGLDAYNIIHIQGVMGSAAQKGRSGALDAAAKEKGWNIVTQQTAEWNAEKAQQIVQSAIDSGEEFNVIYAENDDMAKGAVAALDKANISHGVGKDVIVMGFDCNKWALEELLAQNWNYDGQCNPFQASYIDEVIKTIEDGKEIEEKTIIMDEKGFDATTITEDDVEQYGI from the coding sequence ATGAAAAAAAGAGTTGTTGCAGTATTGCTTACGGCAGTCATGGTATTAGGTCTTGCAGGATGCGGCGGAGCGTCAGACAAAGACGCAGATAAAAAGGATTCCGGGGACGGCGGCGCGATAAAAGTGGGGATCATCAACAATGACCCGAACGAGTCAGGTTACCGGACAGCAAATGACAAAGACATGAAAGAAATGTTCACAAAAGAAAACGGATATGAAGCCTCATTTGCTTACAGCCTCAAGAATGACGAGCAGATCACAGCGGCACAGAAATTTATCCAGGACGGTGTTGATTATCTTCTCCTCTCCGCAGCCGACACGGCAGGATGGGATTCTGTTCTGAAGGATGCCCAGGATGCAGGGACAAGAGTGATCCTGTTTGACCGTACGATCGACGCAGACGAGAGCCTTTATGAGGCATCTATCGTATCTGACATGGAAAAAGAAGGCGAGACAGCAGTGAACTGGATGGAAGAGCAGGGACTTGATGCATACAACATTATCCATATCCAGGGTGTTATGGGTTCCGCTGCACAGAAAGGACGCTCCGGAGCGCTTGATGCAGCAGCAAAGGAAAAAGGCTGGAACATCGTTACACAGCAGACAGCAGAGTGGAATGCAGAGAAAGCACAGCAGATCGTTCAGTCCGCTATCGATTCCGGCGAAGAGTTCAACGTGATCTACGCAGAGAATGATGATATGGCCAAAGGTGCTGTGGCAGCGCTTGACAAGGCAAATATCTCTCACGGTGTGGGCAAAGACGTGATCGTTATGGGATTTGACTGCAATAAGTGGGCATTAGAAGAACTGCTTGCTCAGAACTGGAACTATGATGGACAGTGCAATCCTTTCCAGGCTTCTTATATTGATGAAGTTATCAAGACGATCGAAGACGGCAAGGAAATAGAAGAAAAGACAATTATTATGGATGAAAAAGGATTCGACGCCACTACGATCACAGAGGATGATGTAGAGCAGTACGGTATCTAA
- a CDS encoding ABC transporter permease subunit, translating into MAMTEKKPAGVKRLRIRSMSDTNLLLMITIGVFILMYVCAIVFQGSGFLKPQTFFNILNANAALLIASCGLTIVMVTGSIDISVGGVAALVSMCCAVYLDYMNGNIFVSALIALGIGLGFGLVQGFLVAYLDIQPFIVTLAGMFFARGMTTIVHTNPFNVENKAFVTLKETRITVPGMGSVNRIGKYVDAYVEIGVVVALLLVVLLFILLRWSRLGRGFYAVGGNRQSALMLGINVKRTRFIAHLLCGVLAGIGGYVYFLHVGSGAASHASGMEMNAIASAIIGGTLLTGGVGNIAGTLFGVLSLSLIQNIVSSAGLDQAWWTGITIAGMLCLFLIIQSIVMARKKGTS; encoded by the coding sequence ATGGCAATGACGGAAAAGAAGCCGGCAGGCGTTAAACGTCTGCGCATAAGATCAATGTCCGATACAAACCTGCTGCTCATGATAACGATCGGGGTATTTATTCTGATGTATGTCTGTGCGATCGTGTTCCAGGGCTCAGGTTTCCTGAAACCACAGACATTCTTTAACATACTGAACGCAAATGCGGCGCTGCTCATTGCGTCGTGCGGCCTCACGATCGTAATGGTCACCGGGAGTATCGACATCTCGGTCGGAGGTGTGGCGGCGCTGGTGAGCATGTGCTGTGCCGTATATCTCGATTATATGAATGGCAATATCTTCGTCTCTGCGCTGATCGCCCTCGGCATCGGTCTGGGATTCGGGCTTGTTCAGGGATTCCTTGTGGCATATCTGGATATCCAGCCGTTTATCGTAACGCTGGCCGGCATGTTCTTCGCCCGCGGCATGACGACGATCGTACACACGAATCCGTTCAACGTAGAGAACAAGGCGTTCGTAACATTGAAGGAGACGCGTATCACCGTCCCCGGCATGGGTTCGGTAAACCGAATCGGAAAATACGTAGACGCCTATGTGGAGATCGGCGTGGTCGTGGCGCTGCTTCTTGTGGTCCTGCTTTTCATCCTGCTCAGGTGGTCGAGACTTGGCCGCGGCTTTTACGCGGTGGGCGGCAACAGACAGAGTGCGCTGATGCTCGGGATCAATGTAAAGAGAACGAGATTTATCGCTCATCTGCTCTGCGGAGTGCTGGCGGGTATCGGCGGATATGTGTACTTCCTCCATGTAGGAAGCGGCGCGGCTTCCCATGCAAGCGGAATGGAAATGAACGCCATCGCGTCCGCCATCATCGGCGGCACGCTGCTGACCGGTGGAGTCGGCAATATTGCAGGTACGCTCTTTGGTGTGCTGTCACTCAGCCTGATACAGAATATCGTATCGTCCGCAGGGCTCGACCAGGCATGGTGGACCGGAATCACGATAGCGGGGATGCTCTGCCTGTTCCTTATCATACAGAGTATTGTTATGGCCCGGAAAAAGGGAACTTCATAG
- a CDS encoding GntR family transcriptional regulator, with protein sequence MAIKYKWLAGRLRELIPDYIENGINKLPTEQELCRRFKVSRQTARLALSLLEKEGLIEKKRGSGSYITGLTADPCANVIGILISDDSEYIYPGVINDIKGTLSQNGFSAKVYVTRNRIESEREILSGLLDTPPRGLIVEGSKSALPNPNVDLYRRLMKKGCAVVFLHNYYPALNDCMYVKDDNAGGSALLVKHLTGQGHTAIGGIFKSDDQQGPERFQGFVEAMRDACLPVPDERIGWFSSRDLDKLERFQDTGFLKRFVLESLESCTAVICYNDMIAYFLIKELKLAGYRLPDDMALTAFDNTYLSSSGILYFTTLTHRSHEMGNTAARMMVSKLKGSPAVPQEIPWRINLKESTSENMGLI encoded by the coding sequence ATGGCAATAAAATACAAATGGCTTGCGGGCCGTCTCAGGGAACTGATCCCAGATTATATAGAAAATGGCATCAATAAGCTGCCGACAGAGCAGGAACTCTGCCGGCGGTTCAAGGTCAGCCGCCAGACGGCCCGCCTGGCGTTGTCGCTCCTTGAGAAGGAAGGGCTGATCGAAAAGAAACGGGGGAGCGGCTCCTACATTACCGGTCTGACCGCGGACCCTTGTGCTAATGTGATCGGCATCCTCATTTCCGATGATTCAGAATACATATATCCCGGCGTTATAAATGATATAAAGGGCACTCTTTCGCAGAACGGCTTTTCCGCCAAAGTATATGTGACGCGCAACCGTATCGAAAGCGAGCGGGAGATACTGTCCGGGCTCCTCGATACGCCTCCCCGCGGACTCATTGTGGAAGGCAGTAAAAGCGCCCTGCCGAACCCGAACGTAGATCTCTACCGAAGGCTTATGAAAAAAGGGTGCGCTGTGGTGTTTCTTCACAACTATTATCCGGCGCTCAATGACTGTATGTATGTAAAGGATGACAACGCCGGGGGAAGCGCCCTCCTTGTAAAGCACCTGACCGGGCAGGGACATACCGCCATCGGCGGCATCTTCAAATCGGATGACCAGCAGGGGCCGGAACGGTTCCAGGGATTTGTGGAGGCGATGAGGGACGCCTGCCTGCCGGTTCCCGACGAACGGATCGGCTGGTTTTCCTCCCGTGATCTGGATAAGCTGGAACGCTTTCAGGATACCGGGTTTCTGAAAAGATTTGTGCTGGAATCGCTGGAATCTTGTACTGCCGTTATCTGTTACAATGATATGATCGCCTACTTTCTCATCAAGGAACTTAAGCTGGCCGGTTACCGCCTCCCCGATGACATGGCGCTGACCGCCTTTGACAACACCTACTTGAGCAGTTCCGGCATTCTTTATTTCACCACACTTACTCACAGATCACATGAGATGGGGAACACCGCCGCGCGGATGATGGTCAGCAAATTAAAGGGATCTCCCGCTGTACCGCAGGAAATCCCCTGGAGGATCAATCTGAAAGAAAGTACGTCTGAAAATATGGGCCTTATCTAA
- a CDS encoding response regulator, whose product MLKVFLVEDESVIREGLRDKIPWEQYGYRFVGEAADGEMALPLIRKARPDVLITDIKMPFMDGLSLSKMVRTEFPKIKIIIISGYDDFEYAREAIEAGVDQYMLKPVTRAALRKVLLELKEKIAQDVQQDAYRSQFQSEMREYEQFSRRQFFEKVLGGGEISVKDIYEEAGKLSLELSASSYNLLFLCLQEKAGTLSDGRAERFMRRQEEVLHYFLRHPQYIPFRWNANCYGVLVKAENGQMEELTEKALGHIRQICSQEEDQMDWYVAVGRPVERLSLLSECYRSVNHYFAYRFIMPDLHLLTESTLASYLTPGEENNIGDVDPSKMAPEIIRDFLSRGSSSEIHDFVESYLQSIREALESRMFRDYVVLNIRFTVMAFMESIGAEQEEYVEEMDHKLWDIHMKPSEVFDYFVDTLQAAVCIRDRRSSYQSGRALRHALEYIDSNYAMESLSLSSVAAEADVSASYLSAVFSQSMQKTFIEYVTEKRMEKAKKLLRATDKSSGEIALEVGYKDSHYFSFVFKKTQGVSPREYRNGKKD is encoded by the coding sequence ATGTTGAAAGTGTTTTTGGTTGAAGACGAGAGCGTGATCAGAGAAGGACTGCGGGACAAGATCCCGTGGGAACAGTACGGTTACCGGTTCGTGGGAGAGGCGGCGGACGGAGAGATGGCGCTCCCACTTATACGGAAAGCCAGACCGGATGTACTGATCACAGACATAAAGATGCCGTTTATGGACGGACTGTCTCTGAGTAAGATGGTGCGGACTGAATTTCCGAAGATAAAGATCATCATCATCAGCGGCTATGATGATTTTGAGTATGCAAGAGAGGCGATCGAGGCGGGCGTCGACCAGTACATGCTGAAGCCGGTGACAAGAGCGGCTTTGAGAAAAGTATTGCTGGAGCTGAAAGAGAAGATCGCGCAGGATGTGCAGCAGGATGCGTACCGGTCGCAATTCCAGAGCGAGATGCGGGAATACGAGCAGTTTTCCCGCAGGCAGTTCTTTGAGAAGGTGCTCGGGGGAGGAGAGATCTCTGTCAAAGACATCTATGAAGAAGCAGGGAAACTATCACTGGAGCTTTCGGCTTCGTCTTATAATCTTCTGTTCCTCTGCCTGCAGGAAAAGGCCGGTACATTAAGCGACGGCAGGGCGGAGCGGTTCATGAGAAGGCAGGAAGAGGTGCTGCATTATTTTCTGCGCCATCCCCAGTATATTCCGTTCCGGTGGAACGCCAATTGCTACGGCGTACTCGTGAAGGCCGAAAATGGACAGATGGAGGAACTGACAGAAAAGGCGCTTGGGCATATCAGGCAGATATGCAGCCAGGAGGAAGACCAGATGGACTGGTATGTGGCGGTCGGAAGACCGGTAGAGCGTTTGAGTCTGCTTTCTGAATGTTACCGGAGTGTAAACCATTATTTTGCGTACCGCTTTATCATGCCGGACCTGCACCTGCTGACGGAGTCGACCCTTGCAAGTTATCTGACGCCGGGGGAGGAGAATAATATCGGAGATGTGGATCCGTCCAAGATGGCGCCGGAGATCATCCGGGACTTTCTGTCCAGAGGAAGCAGCAGCGAGATACACGATTTCGTGGAATCCTATCTGCAGAGCATCCGGGAGGCGCTGGAATCGAGAATGTTCCGGGATTATGTTGTTCTCAATATCCGTTTTACCGTGATGGCGTTTATGGAATCGATCGGGGCGGAGCAGGAAGAGTATGTTGAGGAGATGGATCACAAGCTCTGGGATATCCACATGAAGCCGTCGGAAGTATTCGACTACTTTGTGGATACGCTCCAGGCGGCGGTCTGTATCCGCGACAGGCGGAGCAGTTATCAAAGCGGCAGGGCGCTCCGGCATGCGCTTGAGTACATAGACAGTAATTATGCGATGGAATCACTTTCCTTGAGCAGTGTGGCGGCAGAAGCCGACGTGAGCGCAAGTTATCTGAGCGCTGTGTTCAGTCAGAGTATGCAGAAGACATTTATTGAATATGTCACGGAAAAGCGGATGGAGAAGGCGAAAAAGCTTCTTCGCGCGACGGACAAGTCATCCGGCGAGATCGCCCTGGAAGTGGGATATAAGGATTCCCACTATTTCAGCTTTGTATTTAAAAAGACGCAGGGCGTAAGTCCGAGAGAATACCGGAACGGCAAAAAAGATTAG
- a CDS encoding sugar ABC transporter ATP-binding protein — MRNIHKSFPGVRALQAVDFTLCEGEIHALMGENGAGKSTLIKVLTGVYLKDEGEIHLKGLDKAAVIRSPQDAQNLGISTVYQEITLCPNLSVAENMYIGRGKGLGQSWRKMNEAADKILKNLDIPASATQQLSDCSIAIQQMVAIARAVDMECKVLILDEPTSSLDEQEVEKLFGLMRDLKARGVGIIFVTHFLEQVYEVCDKITVLRDGKLVGEYEIKDLPRVQLVAKMLGKELNDAEEIKDESLVYEQDDTVPPVFEAEGLQSDAGIKPFDFYIRKGEVNGFTGLLGSGRSECIRAIFGADRIIGGTVKKDGKKIKISKPIDAMKNGIAYLPEDRKGDGIVGDLSVRENIILAAQVLEGFFKPFSKAKANEIADEYIKLLDIKTASADTPIKSLSGGNQQKVILARWLFTHPDYLILDEPTRGIDVGTKIEIQKLVLKLASEGMSVTFISSETDEMLRTCSRLIVMRDRKTVGELSGKDLSQSSIMGMIAGGDKDNAEE; from the coding sequence ATGAGAAATATCCATAAGAGCTTTCCGGGAGTACGTGCGCTGCAGGCGGTAGATTTTACATTGTGTGAAGGTGAGATACATGCGCTGATGGGTGAAAACGGCGCAGGTAAATCCACTTTGATAAAGGTTTTGACCGGCGTCTACCTGAAGGATGAGGGGGAAATACACCTCAAAGGTCTGGATAAAGCGGCAGTGATACGTTCTCCCCAGGATGCACAGAATCTTGGGATCAGCACCGTGTATCAGGAGATCACACTCTGCCCGAATCTTTCGGTGGCTGAAAACATGTACATAGGCCGGGGCAAGGGTCTTGGGCAGAGCTGGAGGAAGATGAACGAAGCGGCAGATAAGATACTGAAAAATCTGGATATACCGGCCAGTGCCACACAGCAGCTCTCAGACTGTTCCATTGCGATCCAGCAGATGGTAGCCATAGCGCGTGCCGTAGATATGGAATGTAAGGTGCTCATTCTGGATGAGCCGACCTCCTCCCTGGATGAACAGGAAGTGGAGAAATTGTTCGGACTGATGCGTGATCTGAAGGCAAGAGGGGTAGGGATCATCTTTGTCACCCACTTTCTCGAGCAGGTATATGAGGTTTGCGATAAGATCACAGTCCTGCGTGACGGAAAGCTCGTAGGGGAATATGAGATCAAAGATCTCCCGCGTGTGCAGCTTGTGGCGAAAATGCTCGGCAAGGAACTAAACGACGCGGAGGAGATCAAAGATGAGAGCCTTGTGTATGAACAGGATGACACAGTCCCTCCCGTATTCGAGGCAGAAGGACTGCAGAGTGACGCAGGGATCAAGCCGTTTGACTTCTACATCAGAAAAGGAGAAGTCAACGGATTTACCGGTCTTCTCGGCTCGGGGCGGAGTGAATGTATCCGCGCGATATTCGGTGCGGACAGAATCATCGGCGGAACTGTGAAGAAAGATGGTAAGAAAATAAAAATTTCCAAACCGATCGATGCGATGAAGAATGGTATCGCATACCTTCCGGAGGACCGTAAAGGAGACGGAATCGTAGGCGACCTGTCGGTGCGTGAAAATATCATACTGGCGGCACAGGTGCTGGAAGGATTTTTCAAACCATTCTCAAAAGCGAAAGCAAATGAGATCGCAGATGAGTATATCAAGCTTCTCGATATCAAGACTGCGTCCGCGGACACACCGATCAAATCGCTTTCCGGAGGAAATCAGCAGAAGGTGATACTTGCCCGCTGGCTGTTCACACATCCGGATTATCTGATCCTGGATGAACCGACACGGGGTATCGATGTGGGCACGAAGATCGAGATACAGAAATTAGTGCTGAAACTTGCTTCGGAAGGCATGAGCGTTACGTTCATTTCTTCTGAGACGGACGAAATGCTCCGTACGTGCTCCCGCCTCATCGTCATGAGGGACAGGAAGACGGTAGGAGAGCTTTCGGGCAAAGACTTGTCCCAGAGCAGTATTATGGGTATGATCGCCGGAGGTGACAAAGACAATGCAGAAGAATAA
- a CDS encoding ABC transporter permease, producing MQKNNTKKSSINQIAGKMAGKQIFIPIAALLLLAIFNLIVDPSFFKISMDVNSAGDQVLSGYLITILDYGSELAILAIGMTLVTAASGGQDISVGAAIAIAGSVILRVLCGTNSRPDELQAPIIVAFLVACVVAMLFGAFNGILVAGFNIQPMVATLILFTAGRSVAAWINNNELPVVSDKSFTYFGGFIPGIPIPTPFFIALGCIIITALALKFTNLGLYTQAVGINASSSRLNGLNPAFIKFLSFVILGLCVAVAALIKVSRISSINYSVIAKDIEMDAILAVALGGNALSGGKFNMTASVLGAYVIQFLTTTLYKFNVKSDALSAYKAIVVIVLVVISAPVVRDKMSTVFKKLTLKKKEVG from the coding sequence ATGCAGAAGAATAATACAAAAAAATCAAGCATAAACCAGATAGCCGGTAAGATGGCGGGAAAACAGATCTTCATTCCGATTGCGGCGCTTTTGCTGCTGGCCATATTTAACCTTATTGTAGATCCGTCCTTCTTTAAGATATCGATGGATGTCAACAGTGCGGGGGACCAGGTCCTGTCCGGGTATCTGATCACGATACTGGACTACGGCTCAGAACTTGCCATACTTGCCATTGGCATGACGCTCGTCACGGCGGCGTCAGGCGGCCAGGACATCAGTGTGGGCGCTGCGATCGCGATCGCAGGCTCAGTCATATTGCGGGTGCTGTGCGGTACGAATTCAAGACCGGATGAATTACAGGCGCCGATCATCGTTGCGTTTCTTGTTGCCTGTGTGGTTGCAATGCTCTTTGGAGCGTTCAACGGTATACTTGTCGCAGGATTTAACATCCAGCCTATGGTTGCCACATTGATCCTGTTCACGGCGGGACGTTCTGTGGCGGCGTGGATCAATAACAATGAACTTCCTGTCGTCAGTGACAAGAGTTTTACATATTTTGGCGGGTTCATTCCCGGTATTCCGATCCCGACTCCGTTCTTTATCGCCCTCGGCTGTATTATTATAACAGCGCTTGCGCTGAAATTTACGAACCTTGGGTTATATACGCAGGCAGTCGGCATCAACGCAAGTTCTTCACGATTGAACGGTCTGAACCCGGCGTTTATCAAGTTCTTAAGCTTTGTGATCCTCGGGTTATGTGTCGCGGTGGCGGCGCTCATTAAAGTAAGCCGTATCTCTTCCATCAACTATTCGGTCATCGCAAAAGATATCGAGATGGACGCGATCCTTGCGGTGGCCCTTGGCGGCAATGCCTTAAGCGGCGGTAAGTTCAACATGACGGCGTCCGTCCTTGGAGCTTATGTCATACAGTTCCTGACAACGACGCTCTATAAGTTCAATGTAAAATCGGATGCGCTTTCTGCATACAAGGCGATCGTCGTTATCGTTCTCGTAGTCATAAGCGCGCCGGTCGTAAGAGATAAAATGTCAACTGTATTCAAGAAGCTGACGTTAAAGAAAAAGGAGGTTGGTTAA
- a CDS encoding ABC transporter substrate-binding protein — translation MGQRAKRKLRLISSVLAVLVFLSGCGQDFHKEGEQDDVISKDDSLTVVGVSQIGSESVWRTANTASIQNTFSKENGYFLIFDNARQKQENQIKALRSFISQQVDYIVFSPIVEDGWDTVLQEAKDAGIPVILMDRKVKVKDESLYTAWVGSDFAEEGQNAGRWLAGHLKEEGRAGEEINIVVLQGTNGSTSVIGRTEGFDSVAAQHDNWNILEQADADFTTAKGREEMKKMLHKYEDIDVVVSQNDDMTFGALEAIGEAGQSTGTDGGIILISFDATKSALEKVEQGIINVDIECNPEQGAYIEEVIRVLESGGQAEKEYFVSERVFTKKNVASVIGDRSY, via the coding sequence ATGGGACAGAGGGCAAAAAGAAAGTTACGGCTGATATCCTCTGTATTGGCCGTGCTCGTCTTCCTGTCGGGGTGCGGACAGGACTTCCATAAAGAGGGCGAACAGGATGACGTCATCTCCAAGGATGACAGCCTGACTGTGGTAGGTGTATCACAGATTGGAAGTGAATCAGTGTGGAGAACAGCAAACACCGCGTCAATACAGAATACATTCAGTAAGGAAAACGGTTATTTCCTTATATTTGACAATGCCAGACAGAAGCAGGAGAATCAGATCAAAGCGCTTCGCAGCTTTATCTCCCAGCAGGTGGATTATATTGTCTTTTCACCTATCGTAGAAGACGGATGGGACACCGTGCTGCAGGAAGCGAAGGATGCGGGCATCCCGGTCATCCTTATGGACCGCAAAGTGAAGGTAAAGGACGAGTCTCTATATACCGCATGGGTGGGTTCCGACTTTGCGGAAGAAGGACAGAATGCCGGACGCTGGCTTGCCGGGCATCTGAAGGAAGAAGGGCGCGCCGGCGAAGAAATAAATATCGTTGTCCTGCAGGGGACAAACGGCAGCACTTCTGTTATCGGACGCACGGAAGGGTTTGATAGTGTGGCAGCGCAGCACGACAACTGGAATATACTGGAACAGGCAGACGCGGATTTTACGACTGCAAAAGGCAGGGAAGAGATGAAAAAAATGCTGCATAAGTACGAAGATATCGACGTGGTCGTCTCGCAGAATGATGATATGACGTTTGGGGCGCTGGAGGCCATTGGGGAAGCAGGGCAATCTACCGGGACGGACGGCGGTATCATCTTGATCTCTTTTGACGCCACAAAGTCTGCGCTGGAGAAAGTAGAACAGGGAATTATCAATGTTGATATCGAATGTAATCCTGAACAGGGAGCATATATAGAAGAAGTGATCCGGGTGCTGGAAAGCGGGGGGCAGGCTGAGAAGGAATATTTTGTGTCGGAGAGAGTATTCACAAAGAAAAATGTAGCCAGTGTTATCGGCGACAGATCTTATTAA